From Amaranthus tricolor cultivar Red isolate AtriRed21 chromosome 4, ASM2621246v1, whole genome shotgun sequence:
gatcaatcaatcaaaatacgacaaatcagatcaagagaaataaaatacgccaaatcaaaatttgttaaattgtagtattaggaatatttctcatgttaaacttgaattcaaagtacatatttttttgttaaattgtatttgaaaaatatattttgttaacttcgtatgctttaaatcattagtacaatatcacaacgataaagtttgataataatccgactccgtatccgactccgttggaggtccgagagtccgagtcggggcaaacttggagtatgcataatccgactccgagcggaggtggactgaaaaaaaaagttcgactaaaatccAGAGCAAAATCGAAGTATGTATAATTcgagccgagtccgacccattgccatccttAGTTACAACTATAAGGTTACTCAATTTCCCTCcaaaacaagatcccactttcGTACAAAATCACCCTAAATAAAAGTACAAAAGATCCCTCCAAAAAAGAAGTTATAAACTGCATACAGAAGTTACATGAAGGAGGTTTTATGGATATGTTAGAGGGAGAGAGCATGGAAGGATGTTTGATAGATATGTTATAGGGGTGTGTGCATGGAAGGAGTTCAAACactttcaaaaatcaaattcaattgcCTGTATTCCTTTGAAAAGATAGAGTTCAATTAAAAAGATAAAGAGTCCATTTGCATGCTACTTTAGAAACAGGAGATAATGAGTTAAATGAAACAAAGAGGTGATGTTTACTATGAACATCCAATTGATTGTCCTAGTTGAAAAGTACATACACATTAACAAGAGATAGAAAAAAACATATAGGATTAAAATAAGGTAAATAAAGAAATCAGTTGCATCATCAATCAAATAGAATATAGGCGAATCCAGAGAGTAGAAAGACTGGAGCAAGGAAAATTCACTCAAGCAactaagaaaatgaaaatatttttttcaatccatACACCTGGTGATCAGCTAAGCTTCTTCATCAATTATTCCAAATTGCTAGTCTAATAATGAAAGCAGCAGATTTGCTTTATCCAACAGAAATCCAATCAAAATCCTAGAAATCTAACCAAGGAGCTATAAGCCTATAATACGATCGTAAATCATCTGCCTTCTCTTTTTACTATCATCAACAACTTTTCAGAGCTATTCATTATTGCTCGCCCAACCAACAAAATTCCCCGCCCTTAACTTCATTCTTAAGAGACAACTTCCTCAAATTACAATGTCAACATCCTCTGCTTTCAAGAAACTACCGAAAAAGTTTCTTAACCTATCAAATCATACACATAAAAGAAATGTTTCCACCAAATAAACAACTCCagtaaatattcaattcaaaaGTAATAATAACCGTAAATTCACAAGTTTTCCAAAGAATTTTAACActtcaataataacaaaatccCTCAAAGAATACAGACATTCAGTAAAGGGAAACAGCTCCCCATTTAATAGTGATCACCAGCAATTATTTCCCCCCTACAAagtaagtaatattaaaaaaaataggccTTGGACAAGAAATTTTCACCATAAAATCTACAATTAGtggataaaagtaaaaaaagccGCCTACAATTTTATCACTAGCAAGCAACAAAAAATATTCCTCGCATTACCAGTATCCAATCAGAACAACAATCGCCAAAATTCATTGCGCTTATCAGAAAATTCTTTCCCtttcaacaacaataaaaataattgctCGGAGAAAACAAGAAGATCGATTAGTAAGAATACTCTATTAAACCAAAAAGTCGGCCAGATCTCATAGCAAAAGACTGTATATTTAGCACAACGAGGTGAGCAATAGCAATATAATTCCTCAAATTCAACCATCAATATTTTACAAACATTCTCTAACTCAGAGCATAAGGCATGAAAATAAACCTACAGTAAATCACTTATCTTTAGTAGAAACACCATATTTCTCCTGCAATTTAGTaatctcttcttccttcttcttgtGATCAACCTTTTTGTTCATCTTAGCAGGTTGATAGTACAACACAATCAAATACCGATTTGCAACGTTGAAGCCAGAAAGATGATCAACAGCAGTTTTAGCATCGTAAATGTCCTCGTACACTACGAAAGCTGTCCCGCGAGTATCCTTGTTGGTTCCGACACG
This genomic window contains:
- the LOC130811113 gene encoding splicing factor 3B subunit 6-like protein, which translates into the protein MSISLRKANTRLPPEVNRVLYVRNLPFNITSEEMYDIFGKYGAIRQIRVGTNKDTRGTAFVVYEDIYDAKTAVDHLSGFNVANRYLIVLYYQPAKMNKKVDHKKKEEEITKLQEKYGVSTKDK